In one Neobacillus sp. WH10 genomic region, the following are encoded:
- the ebgA gene encoding beta-galactosidase subunit alpha: MMKKLKRWEDIQTDGINRLSARAHFNSFPSRTAADTGKSSNSHFYQNLNGTWKFTFLEAPEYMPDGFYKDDLDINGWDYITVPGNWQLQGYGKMHYSDLWYNFPIIPPRVPTDNPTGIYRREFELNRSLEGEQLIIRFNGVDSAYELYVNGEFAGYSKGARIQAEFDITGLCRQGINTLTVRVFQWSDGTYLEDQDMWWLSGIFRDVELYTRPTGGLYDYTVNTEFDSEWQDAALSVSVKLTEQHGQTIAYELIAPDGKQVFIEEKKADEPFSKHVSAPLKWSAEEPNLYHLCMTVKENDRIIEVIHQHVGFRSIVVTGDTFLVNGVAIKLKGVNRHDYNPKTGRVVTKAEIERDIKTMKQNNINAIRTAHYPNSHSLYDLCDQYGMYVIDETDLECHGFELTGKYDWISDDPAWETAYVSRLERMIERDKNHPCIIMWSLGNESAFGHNFRAMAKRAKEMDPARLVHYEGDREAEVTDVYSTMYTWLERQDDRLTMEKVIEKTKKPHILCEYAHAMGNGPGNLKEYQDLFYKHDKLQGGFIWEWFDHGIETVAEDGTVYYRYGGDFGDDPTNGNFCIDGLIMPDGSPSPSLFEYKKVIEPVQTECIDLEKGLFRLINRYDFLSLDHLELTCSRYEDDKLLESFTVDIPRLVGRETAELQLPVGQDEEKISGANYYFVFSYALKQDTPWALKGHELANASFVLLGKEKLPKVHADGDLKVTKEGAFLTVSGTDFTVTFDCVKGALKQVTRNGKVQIEKGPQFNFWRAPIDNDMYLLNDYRTQYFMHLGHEIVEDVHYELKGGVFEWHTDAMYGSTNSSWYYQLQYHYSIYPDGDIVCKIDGVASGMKENAPVMVPRLGLQMQLNKDFAQTEWRGRGPGESYVDSKEANHLGVYRKTVDELFTNYVKPQENGNRSDCDWVSFTDNKTNGLIFISNETFDFSASHYEISDLELAKHTVDLKPRDYVVLNLDYKQNGLGSNSCGQNQLEKYRCKFEDFTLKFRISTFNSDHTTAVKLGREKC, encoded by the coding sequence ATGATGAAAAAATTAAAAAGATGGGAAGACATCCAGACAGATGGGATTAACCGCTTGAGCGCCCGCGCTCACTTCAACAGTTTTCCTTCCCGGACAGCTGCAGACACGGGTAAATCAAGCAATAGCCACTTTTATCAAAATTTGAATGGCACATGGAAATTTACCTTTCTTGAAGCACCGGAATATATGCCGGATGGCTTTTATAAAGATGATTTGGATATAAATGGTTGGGATTATATTACCGTCCCCGGAAACTGGCAGCTTCAGGGCTATGGGAAGATGCATTATTCGGACCTGTGGTATAACTTCCCGATTATCCCGCCTCGGGTACCGACGGATAATCCAACGGGGATCTATCGCCGTGAATTTGAACTTAATCGCAGCCTTGAGGGCGAACAATTAATTATCCGTTTTAATGGAGTGGATTCTGCCTATGAATTGTATGTAAACGGTGAGTTTGCCGGCTATAGTAAAGGTGCGCGGATTCAAGCTGAATTCGATATTACCGGCCTATGCCGTCAAGGTATAAACACCCTGACTGTCCGTGTGTTCCAGTGGTCGGATGGCACCTATTTAGAAGATCAGGATATGTGGTGGCTAAGTGGGATCTTTCGTGATGTTGAACTATATACGAGACCGACAGGAGGTCTTTATGACTATACTGTAAACACGGAGTTTGATAGTGAATGGCAGGATGCAGCCTTATCAGTTTCGGTTAAGCTCACGGAACAACATGGCCAAACGATTGCTTATGAATTAATCGCCCCAGACGGAAAGCAAGTTTTTATTGAGGAAAAAAAGGCAGACGAGCCTTTTAGCAAACATGTGTCAGCACCATTAAAATGGAGTGCAGAAGAACCTAATTTATATCATCTATGCATGACAGTTAAAGAGAATGATAGGATTATTGAAGTTATTCACCAGCATGTCGGCTTCCGCTCCATCGTTGTCACCGGTGATACCTTCCTTGTAAATGGGGTCGCAATTAAATTGAAAGGTGTAAACCGTCATGACTACAACCCGAAGACGGGGCGAGTGGTGACGAAAGCGGAAATTGAGCGCGACATTAAGACAATGAAGCAAAATAACATCAACGCCATTCGTACTGCCCATTATCCAAACTCTCATTCCCTCTATGATCTTTGTGATCAATACGGAATGTATGTGATTGATGAAACGGATTTAGAATGTCACGGCTTTGAGCTGACAGGAAAATATGATTGGATCAGCGACGATCCTGCCTGGGAAACGGCCTATGTTTCCCGGCTTGAAAGGATGATCGAGCGCGATAAAAACCATCCTTGTATCATTATGTGGTCGCTTGGAAATGAATCGGCCTTTGGTCATAACTTCCGAGCCATGGCCAAACGTGCAAAGGAAATGGATCCGGCACGTCTTGTTCATTATGAAGGAGATCGTGAAGCCGAGGTAACTGACGTATATAGCACGATGTATACATGGCTAGAGCGTCAAGATGACCGACTGACAATGGAGAAGGTAATTGAAAAAACAAAAAAACCACATATTCTCTGTGAATATGCCCATGCCATGGGAAATGGACCTGGCAATCTGAAAGAATACCAGGACTTATTTTACAAGCATGATAAACTTCAAGGCGGATTTATTTGGGAATGGTTTGATCACGGAATCGAAACCGTTGCAGAGGATGGTACTGTTTACTATCGTTACGGCGGAGATTTTGGCGACGATCCGACAAATGGAAACTTCTGTATCGATGGGTTAATCATGCCTGATGGTAGTCCGTCACCAAGTTTATTTGAATACAAGAAAGTCATTGAGCCAGTCCAAACAGAATGTATTGATCTTGAAAAGGGACTTTTCCGACTTATAAATCGCTATGATTTCCTCTCACTGGACCATTTAGAATTGACTTGCTCACGATATGAGGATGATAAATTGCTAGAGTCCTTTACTGTTGATATTCCAAGGCTAGTTGGACGTGAAACAGCAGAGCTTCAACTGCCTGTAGGACAAGATGAGGAAAAAATAAGCGGTGCTAATTATTATTTCGTATTTTCCTATGCACTAAAACAAGATACACCATGGGCATTGAAGGGTCATGAACTAGCAAATGCTTCCTTTGTACTCCTTGGTAAGGAAAAGCTGCCAAAAGTACATGCTGACGGTGATCTCAAAGTAACAAAAGAGGGTGCCTTTCTAACGGTTTCTGGCACTGATTTTACTGTAACCTTTGATTGTGTCAAAGGGGCTCTAAAACAAGTAACCCGAAACGGAAAAGTTCAGATTGAGAAGGGACCGCAGTTCAATTTCTGGCGTGCGCCGATTGACAATGATATGTACTTACTCAATGACTACCGGACACAATATTTCATGCATTTAGGTCATGAAATTGTTGAAGATGTACACTATGAATTAAAAGGCGGAGTGTTTGAATGGCATACAGATGCAATGTACGGTTCAACAAACAGTTCTTGGTATTATCAACTTCAATATCATTACAGCATCTATCCCGACGGTGACATTGTTTGCAAGATTGATGGAGTGGCATCTGGCATGAAAGAAAATGCGCCTGTAATGGTTCCGCGTCTTGGTCTACAAATGCAATTAAACAAAGATTTTGCTCAAACCGAGTGGCGCGGCAGAGGACCTGGTGAAAGTTATGTTGATTCGAAAGAAGCGAATCATTTAGGTGTATATAGAAAAACAGTTGATGAGTTATTTACCAATTACGTGAAACCACAAGAAAACGGCAACCGTTCCGATTGTGATTGGGTTAGCTTTACCGACAATAAAACGAATGGCCTTATTTTTATCTCCAATGAGACATTTGATTTTAGTGCTTCCCACTATGAAATTAGTGATCTTGAACTAGCAAAACATACCGTTGATTTGAAACCGAGGGATTACGTTGTCTTAAATCTTGATTACAAGCAAAATGGACTCGGCAGCAATTCTTGCGGACAAAATCAACTAGAAAAATATCGTTGTAAATTTGAAGATTTCACTCTGAAATTCCGGATTTCTACATTTAATAGTGATCACACAACTGCAGTTAAACTTGGCCGCGAAAAATGCTAA
- a CDS encoding sugar ABC transporter permease translates to MKSGLSASITPSSIQMKRKKQWSKLIPYLFVAPWIIGFVVFTLGPLLFSFVISFFDWPIVGEKKFIGFSNYTTMFTNDPMFWHSLWVTVKFALFFVPLNIILALLLAILLNQKVKGSSLFRTFFYVPSVISGVALAMIWGSVFDGEYGILNYLLSLIGIEGPNWLNSTSWALVAMVIASLWGQGTLMLIFLAGLKNIPQDLYEAAEIDGAGKIFQFFKITVPLLSPTILFNLIMTIIGAFQQLTLALVLTGGGPLQSTYFYAMYVYENAFKYFKMGYSSANAWIMFLIVLALTLLVFKSSSTWVYYENEVKNDK, encoded by the coding sequence ATGAAATCGGGCTTGAGCGCAAGTATAACACCTTCATCAATTCAAATGAAGAGGAAAAAACAGTGGAGTAAACTTATTCCATATTTATTTGTTGCACCATGGATCATCGGATTTGTTGTATTCACACTTGGACCATTACTATTTTCATTTGTTATTAGTTTTTTTGATTGGCCGATTGTCGGAGAGAAGAAGTTTATTGGATTTTCCAACTATACTACGATGTTTACAAATGACCCGATGTTTTGGCACTCCTTATGGGTCACTGTGAAGTTTGCTCTTTTCTTTGTTCCCTTAAACATTATTCTGGCCTTATTACTTGCGATTTTATTAAATCAAAAGGTAAAGGGAAGCTCTTTGTTCCGTACGTTTTTCTACGTTCCCTCTGTCATTTCTGGCGTTGCTTTAGCGATGATCTGGGGAAGTGTTTTCGATGGAGAATACGGAATATTGAACTATTTACTTTCCTTAATTGGCATTGAAGGGCCGAATTGGTTAAATAGCACAAGCTGGGCACTCGTTGCGATGGTTATTGCCAGTTTGTGGGGCCAAGGGACCCTGATGCTGATCTTTTTAGCTGGATTGAAAAATATCCCACAAGATTTATACGAGGCAGCGGAAATTGATGGAGCGGGGAAAATCTTTCAGTTCTTTAAAATTACCGTACCCTTATTATCACCGACTATTCTTTTTAATTTGATTATGACGATTATTGGTGCATTTCAACAGCTGACTCTTGCGTTAGTATTAACAGGTGGGGGACCACTTCAGTCAACCTATTTCTATGCGATGTATGTATACGAGAATGCTTTTAAATATTTTAAAATGGGTTATTCATCTGCAAATGCATGGATTATGTTTCTAATTGTATTAGCCCTAACCTTGCTCGTATTTAAATCGTCTAGTACGTGGGTGTATTACGAAAATGAAGTGAAAAATGATAAATAA
- a CDS encoding carbohydrate ABC transporter permease yields the protein MKGKKRLQKSFVYGLLIALSLLFLLPFFWMVMTSLKGPEELAQYPPKLFPSEWHFENFANAWNSQPFNVFLVNSLIVTALTTIGQIISSTLVAYGFARFKFKGRDVLFIILLATMMIPWDVTMIPQYMEFNLFGWINTLKALIIPSWFGSAFYIFLLRQFIMSIPKELDEAARIDGANVFQIYYKIYLPLVWPVIVLIAVFNILGSWNDYLGPLIFLNDQSKYTLTLGLAQFKGVHDVNTSGIMAVTFLISIVPLVLFFLAQKKIVEGVQTTGLK from the coding sequence ATGAAAGGTAAAAAAAGATTACAAAAAAGTTTTGTGTATGGCTTGTTAATTGCCCTTTCGCTTTTATTTCTGTTGCCATTTTTTTGGATGGTTATGACATCATTAAAAGGTCCGGAAGAGCTTGCTCAATATCCGCCAAAACTTTTTCCTTCCGAATGGCATTTCGAAAACTTTGCAAATGCATGGAACAGTCAGCCGTTTAATGTTTTCTTAGTTAATAGTTTGATCGTAACAGCGCTAACAACAATTGGACAAATCATTTCTTCTACTCTCGTTGCTTATGGGTTTGCCCGGTTTAAATTTAAAGGGCGTGATGTCCTATTTATTATTTTGCTGGCGACTATGATGATCCCGTGGGATGTAACCATGATTCCACAATATATGGAATTTAATTTATTTGGCTGGATTAATACGTTGAAGGCGTTAATTATTCCTTCATGGTTCGGTTCTGCCTTTTATATCTTCTTATTGCGTCAATTCATCATGTCGATTCCGAAAGAATTAGATGAAGCTGCAAGAATAGACGGAGCGAATGTGTTCCAAATTTATTATAAAATTTATTTACCATTAGTATGGCCAGTAATTGTTTTAATTGCGGTATTCAATATATTAGGAAGCTGGAATGATTATTTAGGACCATTGATTTTCTTAAATGACCAAAGTAAATATACGTTGACCCTCGGTTTGGCACAATTTAAAGGTGTTCATGATGTAAATACGAGTGGAATCATGGCCGTAACTTTCTTAATTAGTATTGTTCCGCTCGTTCTATTCTTCTTGGCACAAAAGAAAATTGTTGAAGGTGTACAAACAACAGGTTTGAAATAA
- a CDS encoding glucose 1-dehydrogenase translates to MNYEELVGIKNKVVAITGAASGIGLATAELFAEAGAYVALIDINEERGLHLANEMNEKGWKAGFFKCDVTSSIECEITAINIEKEFGRIDVLFNNAGVIRRKTVVDHTEEDWDLVLNVSLKGAFLLSKYIIPIMDKTGGGSIVNTGSGWGLKGGDVAASYCAAKAGVVNLTKAMAIDHGKQNIRVNCICPGDTDTPLLRDEAKQLQFDEEAFLASSAVGRPLERIGTPRDIAKGVFFLASDMASWVTGTVLTVDGGGLA, encoded by the coding sequence TTGAATTATGAAGAATTAGTAGGAATAAAAAATAAAGTGGTTGCGATTACAGGCGCCGCTTCTGGGATCGGTTTAGCAACGGCTGAATTGTTTGCAGAAGCAGGTGCCTATGTAGCACTGATAGACATTAATGAAGAGCGGGGATTGCATCTTGCGAATGAGATGAATGAGAAGGGCTGGAAAGCAGGATTTTTTAAATGTGATGTCACTTCATCAATTGAATGTGAAATAACAGCTATTAATATAGAAAAGGAATTTGGAAGAATCGATGTTTTATTTAATAATGCTGGGGTTATTCGAAGAAAAACAGTTGTTGACCACACGGAAGAGGATTGGGATTTAGTGCTTAATGTTTCATTAAAAGGAGCCTTTTTATTATCAAAATATATCATCCCAATAATGGATAAAACCGGCGGAGGAAGTATTGTCAATACTGGCTCCGGCTGGGGGCTAAAAGGTGGAGATGTAGCGGCCTCTTATTGTGCAGCGAAAGCGGGTGTTGTCAATTTAACGAAAGCGATGGCAATCGATCATGGAAAACAGAATATACGTGTCAATTGCATATGTCCTGGTGACACAGATACACCGTTATTGAGAGATGAAGCAAAGCAATTACAGTTTGATGAAGAAGCGTTTCTTGCATCTTCTGCTGTAGGAAGACCACTTGAAAGGATTGGAACACCTCGAGATATTGCAAAAGGTGTGTTCTTCCTTGCCAGTGATATGGCATCTTGGGTCACAGGGACAGTGCTAACAGTAGACGGTGGAGGATTAGCCTAA
- a CDS encoding sigma 54-interacting transcriptional regulator: MLLLNSISKVIQAFSRLLHVDIACFNPDGKLIAATEEYVRRKGRKVFVPFFNTLYGHHITFLHQPGKMKTCEGCHFINNCPSKAELVQDMIINGKKYGYLSFVSFSQENEKILIENKEYYVEWLSSLKEIIISILREIDDFKGSEHSTQIDTNYIFGNSQSFMQIHNLIKSIRNSTSSILITGETGTGKSLLAQYIHQHSPVSKGAFVELNCATIPENLFESELFGYEEGAFTNARRKGKQGYFELADKGTLFLDEIADLPISLQPKLLKVLQDGIIQRLGGTTSKKVSIRLIAATNQPLDELMKEKLFRSDLFYRLNVIPITIPPLRKRMGDLELLVVHFMEKLQERTGKHINACTEEYMSMLSSYNWPGNLRELENVIEYSMNIETETVLTKNSLPPYLLHKRISNQKTEKEQEPALVEAEREVILRKLQYYGNSHNGKQMAAKDLGISIRTLYRKIDKLQIRS; this comes from the coding sequence TTGCTGCTGCTCAATTCGATTTCAAAAGTGATCCAAGCTTTTTCAAGGCTCCTTCACGTTGATATTGCTTGTTTTAATCCCGATGGAAAACTAATTGCAGCAACTGAGGAATATGTACGACGTAAAGGAAGGAAAGTCTTTGTTCCATTTTTTAATACATTGTATGGGCATCACATTACCTTTCTACATCAACCTGGAAAGATGAAGACTTGTGAGGGCTGTCATTTTATTAATAACTGCCCATCTAAAGCTGAGCTCGTTCAAGACATGATTATTAACGGGAAAAAATATGGCTATTTATCCTTTGTCAGCTTCTCGCAGGAAAACGAGAAAATACTCATAGAAAACAAAGAGTATTATGTTGAATGGCTATCCAGTTTAAAAGAAATCATTATTTCAATTTTACGTGAAATTGACGACTTCAAGGGCAGTGAACATAGTACTCAAATAGACACAAACTATATTTTTGGGAATAGCCAGTCGTTTATGCAAATCCATAACCTAATAAAGAGCATTAGAAATAGTACCTCCTCTATATTAATAACTGGTGAAACCGGAACCGGAAAAAGTTTGTTAGCCCAGTATATCCATCAACACAGTCCTGTAAGCAAGGGTGCCTTTGTCGAATTAAACTGTGCGACAATTCCAGAGAATCTATTTGAAAGCGAATTATTTGGATATGAAGAGGGTGCTTTTACGAATGCAAGAAGGAAGGGAAAACAAGGATATTTCGAACTAGCGGATAAGGGAACATTATTTTTAGATGAAATTGCTGATTTACCAATTAGTTTACAGCCAAAATTATTGAAGGTATTACAGGATGGAATCATCCAGCGTCTTGGAGGAACAACTTCCAAAAAAGTAAGTATCCGTCTTATAGCGGCAACGAATCAGCCCTTAGATGAATTAATGAAGGAAAAATTATTTCGTTCCGATCTATTTTATCGATTGAATGTCATACCCATTACGATTCCACCATTAAGAAAAAGGATGGGCGACTTAGAACTATTAGTAGTGCACTTTATGGAAAAACTACAGGAACGAACGGGTAAGCATATCAATGCCTGTACTGAAGAGTACATGAGTATGTTATCTTCCTACAACTGGCCTGGGAATTTACGTGAGCTTGAAAATGTGATTGAATACAGTATGAATATAGAAACCGAAACCGTCTTAACCAAAAACTCGCTGCCCCCATACCTTTTACATAAACGCATTAGTAATCAAAAAACAGAGAAGGAGCAGGAACCTGCTCTGGTTGAAGCTGAAAGAGAAGTCATTCTCCGAAAGCTGCAGTACTATGGTAATAGCCACAATGGAAAACAAATGGCAGCAAAGGACCTAGGTATTAGCATTCGTACATTATATAGAAAAATTGACAAACTCCAGATTCGGTCCTAA
- a CDS encoding MFS transporter — protein sequence MIQSLQFLSLPSGVKRFLATESLYGLSIGMFTLILNLHFIEMGISEKQIGFITSMGILVMGIFAIPVSILAKKTGRKKLLVSGIMSIAIGCSIFAFAESFAFFFLAQFIVSIGLTLVETTEIQLLFHYSRSKREETQAYSFLFAVFTAFTGAGTLLGGFLPNWIELSGRGYQNTLIATSFLFLLLACARGGLLPSEKGREPLRQTEMEMKEGTASKRKVLSQTKGKNSRNLQQKLLFFAVFSLITGGAVSCLQPYLNLFIKFRFDFSNEAVSILLALNGLALFIGSVFSPSMIDRFGIKKTFFYIYMVNSILCLVLFLNIPAFFFSGLLLIRGGVFTMLTNLVDSLSMSSFKDEERDLYAGVRAVFRSIGSALAAFMIGTILAGKNYTLPFLLASLLLLLGYVYFANVIRPKYFETDPEFQTSSQGEITNEC from the coding sequence ATGATACAGTCATTACAATTTCTATCTTTGCCGTCAGGTGTGAAACGTTTTTTGGCCACTGAATCACTGTACGGGCTGAGCATTGGAATGTTCACCTTGATCTTGAATCTTCATTTCATTGAAATGGGTATCTCCGAAAAGCAAATAGGATTTATCACATCAATGGGAATTTTAGTGATGGGAATCTTTGCAATTCCTGTGAGCATTCTTGCAAAAAAAACCGGCCGAAAAAAGCTGCTGGTTTCAGGGATCATGAGTATTGCCATTGGATGCAGCATTTTTGCTTTTGCAGAAAGCTTTGCCTTCTTTTTTTTGGCTCAATTTATCGTATCGATTGGTCTGACCCTTGTAGAAACCACAGAAATACAGCTTTTGTTCCATTATAGTCGTTCAAAAAGGGAAGAAACTCAGGCGTACAGCTTTTTATTTGCCGTCTTTACCGCTTTTACCGGTGCAGGAACATTACTTGGAGGTTTTTTGCCGAATTGGATTGAGCTTTCTGGAAGAGGCTACCAGAACACATTAATAGCCACCTCATTTTTATTTCTATTATTAGCGTGTGCAAGGGGAGGGCTGCTTCCGTCCGAGAAGGGGAGGGAGCCTTTACGACAGACAGAAATGGAAATGAAAGAGGGAACCGCATCAAAACGGAAGGTGCTTTCTCAAACAAAAGGAAAGAATTCTCGTAACCTTCAGCAAAAATTACTGTTTTTTGCGGTATTCTCCCTGATTACTGGCGGAGCAGTGTCCTGCTTACAGCCTTATTTAAACTTATTTATCAAGTTTCGCTTTGATTTCTCGAATGAGGCTGTGTCGATCCTGCTGGCTTTAAATGGTCTGGCATTGTTTATTGGTTCTGTTTTTTCGCCGTCGATGATAGACCGGTTCGGGATAAAAAAGACATTTTTTTACATTTACATGGTAAATAGTATTCTTTGCCTTGTTTTATTTTTGAACATTCCGGCATTTTTCTTTTCGGGCCTTTTACTAATAAGAGGAGGGGTTTTTACGATGCTGACAAATCTGGTCGACAGCTTATCGATGTCCTCGTTCAAAGATGAAGAACGCGATTTGTATGCCGGGGTTCGAGCGGTGTTCCGCAGCATCGGTTCAGCATTAGCTGCCTTTATGATTGGAACTATCTTAGCAGGTAAAAACTATACGCTTCCATTTTTGCTGGCAAGCTTGCTCCTCCTCCTCGGATATGTGTATTTTGCCAATGTAATCAGACCGAAATATTTCGAAACGGATCCGGAATTTCAAACGAGTAGTCAAGGTGAGATAACAAATGAATGTTGA
- a CDS encoding trehalase family glycosidase encodes MFDIKKIPFSRYGSFMTISPNHHEDGEGALYIRNIRNGDNDFGAVFRIDLISEGNSLLYNSVLRPSILRLEAPEGYAEFCISEARVLQIRSHGVGVRLTGVTGAYDYAVFVKENCWEVNHSLQEMRYMLTAVKGQIEMDAPFKEQRCEKIIADFLPEPDSAEMECVLEEFTTVYQPRSYAAFSEGHEIVKKEYKLWQENTLETPNEYARGKELASYITWSCVVTPEGKLTRPAMYMSKNWMTNIWSWDHCFNALALAKNSPKLAWDQFMIFFDAQDESGMLPDFINNRFELWNFTKPPIHGWTLRRMWEQNEFITVDKLQEVYQPLIKWTKWWLTFQDSDHDGIPQYNHGNDSGWDNSTIFHKGTPIESPDLSSFLVLQMEVLSEIALKLGKVDEAEEWLRESQALLTRMIDHFWKGQRFVAKRSGTHEVIESDSLVLYVPLILGKRLPVEILKKLVDGITQKGFLTEYGLATELPDSPYYREDGYWRGPIWAPTTMLLTDGLLESGERELALEVARKFCSMASKSGMAENYNALTGEGLCDPAFTWTSSVFLILGQLLTAEGELNG; translated from the coding sequence ATGTTTGATATAAAAAAAATTCCCTTCAGCCGTTACGGTTCATTTATGACGATTTCACCAAATCATCATGAGGACGGCGAAGGGGCGCTTTATATTCGCAATATCCGGAACGGTGATAACGATTTTGGGGCAGTGTTCCGGATTGATCTTATTAGCGAGGGAAACTCCCTGCTTTATAATTCGGTATTAAGGCCGAGCATTCTCCGGCTTGAAGCTCCCGAAGGTTATGCAGAATTTTGCATTTCTGAAGCTCGTGTTTTACAAATAAGAAGTCATGGAGTAGGGGTAAGGTTGACGGGTGTTACCGGTGCATATGATTACGCTGTCTTTGTGAAAGAGAATTGCTGGGAAGTCAATCATTCGCTTCAGGAAATGCGCTATATGCTTACGGCTGTAAAAGGGCAGATTGAAATGGATGCCCCTTTCAAAGAACAGCGCTGTGAGAAAATCATTGCTGATTTTCTGCCGGAGCCGGATTCGGCGGAAATGGAATGTGTGCTAGAAGAATTTACAACCGTTTACCAGCCTCGTTCCTATGCTGCTTTTTCAGAAGGCCATGAAATTGTTAAAAAAGAATACAAGTTGTGGCAGGAGAATACGCTTGAAACACCTAATGAGTATGCCAGAGGAAAAGAACTTGCTTCCTATATTACTTGGTCATGCGTCGTTACTCCTGAAGGAAAACTAACAAGGCCAGCCATGTACATGTCGAAAAATTGGATGACAAACATTTGGAGCTGGGATCACTGCTTCAATGCCCTAGCATTAGCAAAAAATTCTCCTAAACTAGCCTGGGATCAGTTTATGATCTTTTTTGATGCCCAGGATGAGTCAGGAATGCTGCCAGACTTCATCAATAACAGGTTCGAATTGTGGAACTTTACGAAACCGCCCATCCATGGCTGGACACTGAGACGTATGTGGGAGCAAAACGAATTTATTACCGTGGATAAATTGCAAGAGGTTTACCAACCGCTGATAAAATGGACGAAGTGGTGGTTGACATTCCAGGACAGTGACCATGACGGGATTCCACAATACAATCATGGAAATGACAGCGGCTGGGATAATAGCACGATTTTTCACAAAGGAACGCCAATTGAAAGTCCTGACCTATCCTCGTTCTTAGTGCTGCAAATGGAAGTATTGTCGGAAATCGCTCTCAAGCTGGGTAAGGTAGATGAGGCCGAGGAATGGCTGAGGGAATCTCAAGCATTGTTAACGAGAATGATCGACCATTTTTGGAAAGGGCAGCGATTTGTGGCAAAGCGTTCCGGCACCCATGAAGTTATAGAGTCAGATAGTCTAGTATTATATGTTCCTCTGATTCTTGGAAAAAGGCTTCCAGTAGAAATTTTAAAGAAATTGGTTGATGGTATTACTCAAAAGGGATTTTTAACAGAATATGGCCTGGCAACGGAGCTCCCAGACAGTCCGTACTACCGGGAGGATGGCTATTGGCGGGGGCCGATTTGGGCACCAACCACCATGCTGCTAACTGATGGCTTGCTGGAATCAGGAGAAAGGGAATTAGCACTTGAGGTTGCCCGTAAATTCTGTTCGATGGCATCTAAATCAGGAATGGCAGAAAACTATAATGCTCTAACTGGGGAGGGGCTGTGTGACCCGGCGTTTACATGGACATCGAGCGTATTCCTCATTCTTGGTCAGCTTCTTACTGCCGAGGGCGAGTTAAACGGTTGA